The Alphaproteobacteria bacterium US3C007 genomic interval TCAAACGTTAAACGCTTTGGCCGATCACCTTGAAAAGCATTTGGATATTTCCGCTTTACTTGCCTCTGCACGCTAAAAACAACGGTTTTTATAGCGTGGCATAGACTGCGTTGAGCATATCTTCATGTAACGGATGATTGCTGCCCATGAATTGGGTCATAATCACGCCCGTGATCTGTCGTTGCGGGTCTACCCAAAAATAGCTTTGCGCGGCGCCAGACCAGCCAAACTCGCCAAGGGTTGTAGGCACAACGGCCTGACCCACATCAGTCATAACCCGGCCAAGCAAGTTCCACCCATAGCCGGGAAACGCTTGCCCAGAAATGCTGAGAGGCACGGCAGAAAGCGGCAGGCGATTGGCGCGCATAAGGCCAACCATGTCATTGGAAATCATTTTTTCGCCGGTATCTGAATTTCCCGTCAGTAAAAACCTTGCAAAGGCGCTGTAATCCTGCGCCGTTGCATAAAGACCAATGCCGCCGCGACGAAACTCTGAGGATTGCTCTGGATACATGCGGGCGACGTCATTTTCCTCGAGCACGTGTTCAATTTTATTTAAAGGCGCAATGGCTTCCAATTTGTAGCGCCCGTAATTTGTCATTAAACGGGGCAATTGCGCGTCGGACAAACGAAACCCTGTATCGCTCATGTTAAGGGGATCAAAAATATACTCTTGTAGCAAAGCATCAATCCGTCTGCCGGTTACGCATTCGACAAGATGCGCCAGTACATCGATCGACATACTGTAAAGCCAGCGTTCTTTTGGATGAAAGGCCAATGGCAGTTGCGCCAAGGTGCGTATCATTTCGCGAAGGTCTCGCGCGCCATCAGCAAGAATCTCTGCCTTGCGATAATAGGGGGCAATATGGCAGCCAAGGTTAAATTCATAACTGAACCCAGCCCGATGGGTCAGTAAATCTTCAAGCGTTATCAATTTACAAGCAGGCTCTAGTGATCCATTTGGCGTCAAAACGCGCATCTTTGAAAACTGTGGATCGTATTTAGCGATTGGATCAGAAAGCCGCATCAGCCTTTTTTGAACCAGCAACACGGCAAGAGCTGCAATGATCGGCTTAGTCATGGAGTATATGCGGTAAATAGCACGATCGGGAATGGGCGTTTTACAGGCATAATTTGCATAGCCCGAACGCCCTTCTAACCGCAGTTCGCCCGCTTGCTCAATGCGCCACTCAATGCCGCTAAACAATTGTTTTTTGATATAATCATCTGCACAATTTTTAACTTCATTCGACATAATCTTGCCCTTGGCTTTGCCGCTTGCACAACACAGGCATAGCCTGAGGTCTGTAAAGACTATTCATTTAAATCCTTAGAGGCAATCATCTTCAAAACTACGAAAGGCGGTTTGGATCACGTGGATTGCGCTATGCGCGGGTAAGGTATGGCGCTGCCTGGCATTTTGCACGGCGTTGCACAATAAATGGGCCGTGCCGTGGGTTTAGGGCAATGATTCCAGCATGGTTTCAAGATCTATCAGGCTGTGCTTGCCAAAAAACATATCCTCATTGGCGATGAGCGTCGGGGCGCCAAAAACACCACGGGCCACCGCTTGAGACGTAGTCTGGATCAAAGCGGCTTTTATTGCGGGATCTTGAGTTGCAGAAAGAATCTCCTCCGCGGGCAAGCCAGCTTTTTCCATAACCCTTAGGGCGGTGACCGGATCATCCATTTTTTCTTGATCAACCCACATGGCGTGGAACATTGTATCGCGATAGCTCTGTTCCCAAGGTTTCCCGAGCGCAAATATCGCCCCGCGCATCAGCGCGATGGTATTAACAGGAAAATGGGGGTTTAGCTGAAAAATGATCTTGCGGTTTTCTACAAAACGTTCGGTCTCACGGGCTTCATAGGCGAGTTTCCCAGCCACATTCGCGAAGGCTTCCATTGGGCTTTTATTATTGGTTGCTTTGAACACACCGCCCAGCAAGATCGGCCGAGATATAATTGGAACTCCATACGTCTTTGCAATCTCTGGCAGCGTTTTATGCACCAAATAGGCATTCGGGCTGCCAAAATCATAGTAAAATTCTATCTTCATGCCGTATCGCTCGCAGAGAAAAACATGATGCCTATCTTATGGATTAACCTGCGAGGTGTTTGGATTGCTGTCAATATCAGGCATAATATTTACCTATGGGTTTTTTTTAAAGATTGCTTAAAGCCTAAAACTCAGCGGTAAAAAGTAAAAATATAACGTTTTGATGTCTGTTTTTCGATAACGCGCGGCAAAAATAAGTTTTTAAGTTCAAGAAGGCGCCGGCGCCGATCTTAAAAACAGCATTGGGCTGTTGGCCTCTGCGTGCTTTGCTTTCTGCCGGCAGTGTCCTATGTTAGCGGCAGAATATAAACTTAATCAAAGGCGGATTATTCGCCCGAACTTGCACAGGACTAAAAGATGAAAACATCAAGCGATTATCTACAAGATGCCAATGCGGTGGTGCCGCGTATTCAAGCGACAGAGGCGTTGGCCTTTTTTGATGATGGCGAAACCGTATTTTTGGACGTACGCGACAGTTCTGATATAACGGCCTCAGGTACGGTTGCGGGCGCCGTTCGGATCAACCGCGGGTTCCTTGAATTTGCTGCGGATGACGCCACAAAATTTCACAATCCGCGTTTGCAAAAAGAGGCCCGGATTTGTGTTTTATGCGCAGCGGGTGGACAAGCCGCTTTGGCGGGCAAAACATTGGTTGAGATGGGCTATAGCAATATAATCAATATTGGAGGCTTTGGCGATTGGCAGGCTGCAGGGGGCGCAACAGAGGCTTAAATCGGCACGGTGCGCCAGGGTCGCACTTGGTATTTTCTAAAACACTAGTCAAAGGCCTGCGGGCCTTTGATATCATCTATCAAAGCCACGCTGTGAGGCGTTGATAAGAAAACAGAAAGAACGACAAAGCCCTACGACAGAGCGGTTTCATTTATGTTCGGTGATCGGCTCGAATACATATACAAGATTTGTTCTCGCCTTAAAGACCAAAATTATTATTCGAACAATTCAAAGGGAGTATGGTGGGTGATAAGAGACTCGAACTCCTGACATCTTCGGTGTAAACGAAGCGCTCTACCAACTGAGCTAATCACCCGCAAAAAACCGTCTAAACAAAGCTTCAAGCAGACGCAAGAGGCTAGGGGAAAAATAGTGCCATTCTTCGGGTTTGCTGTGGCGTTTTTTTAAGATTTTTAAAAAAGTTTGACTACGCTGCGACGGGCTTTAAAAACGAAACTCTGGCCAAGGCTTGATGAGCCTCGGCCAGAAAAAACGTTAATGCGTTGTCGCAGGTGCCGTAGACGGAGCGTTAAGCGCTGCGGCCGCTGCTGCAGCTTCCTCTGCAGCCTCATCCCATTCTATTGCATCGGGCGTTGCGGTTAAAGCATTCGCAATAACTTCTGAAACATGACTGACGGGAATGATGGTCAACCCCTCCTTCACATTATCAGGAATTTCAGCCAAATCTTTTTCATTTTCTTGCGGAATTAAAACCGTTGTGATGCCGCCGCGCAGCGCCGCGAGCAGTTTTTCCTTTAATCCACCAATGGCCAAAGCATTGCCGCGCAATGTTACTTCGCCCGTCATTGCGATGTCTTTGCGTACAGGAATCCCGGTTAAAACCGACACGATGGAGG includes:
- a CDS encoding 2-hydroxychromene-2-carboxylate isomerase, which codes for MKIEFYYDFGSPNAYLVHKTLPEIAKTYGVPIISRPILLGGVFKATNNKSPMEAFANVAGKLAYEARETERFVENRKIIFQLNPHFPVNTIALMRGAIFALGKPWEQSYRDTMFHAMWVDQEKMDDPVTALRVMEKAGLPAEEILSATQDPAIKAALIQTTSQAVARGVFGAPTLIANEDMFFGKHSLIDLETMLESLP
- a CDS encoding serine hydrolase domain-containing protein; this encodes MSNEVKNCADDYIKKQLFSGIEWRIEQAGELRLEGRSGYANYACKTPIPDRAIYRIYSMTKPIIAALAVLLVQKRLMRLSDPIAKYDPQFSKMRVLTPNGSLEPACKLITLEDLLTHRAGFSYEFNLGCHIAPYYRKAEILADGARDLREMIRTLAQLPLAFHPKERWLYSMSIDVLAHLVECVTGRRIDALLQEYIFDPLNMSDTGFRLSDAQLPRLMTNYGRYKLEAIAPLNKIEHVLEENDVARMYPEQSSEFRRGGIGLYATAQDYSAFARFLLTGNSDTGEKMISNDMVGLMRANRLPLSAVPLSISGQAFPGYGWNLLGRVMTDVGQAVVPTTLGEFGWSGAAQSYFWVDPQRQITGVIMTQFMGSNHPLHEDMLNAVYATL
- a CDS encoding rhodanese-like domain-containing protein — translated: MKTSSDYLQDANAVVPRIQATEALAFFDDGETVFLDVRDSSDITASGTVAGAVRINRGFLEFAADDATKFHNPRLQKEARICVLCAAGGQAALAGKTLVEMGYSNIINIGGFGDWQAAGGATEA